A single genomic interval of Candidatus Sulfotelmatobacter sp. harbors:
- the hypB gene encoding hydrogenase nickel incorporation protein HypB produces the protein MSEPRLVEVRRNVLKQNDVIARALREQFRATGVFVVSLVSSPGSGKTAFLEKTLTQMQPRYRVAALVGDLATENDATRLARSKAPVKQITTGTLCHLEAAMVQNALADWDLNKLDLLFIENVGNLVCPSSYDLGENLRLVLMSVTEGEDKPLKYPTIFNSADVAIITKNELAAAVEFDWESARKSIQSVRPGMQIFRLSAKTGEGMEEYFDFLSRQFAEQRAVAKI, from the coding sequence GTGAGCGAGCCCCGTCTGGTAGAAGTGCGCCGGAATGTCTTAAAGCAGAACGACGTGATCGCGCGCGCGCTGCGCGAACAGTTCCGCGCAACAGGAGTATTCGTGGTAAGCCTGGTTTCAAGTCCGGGCTCGGGTAAGACTGCATTCCTCGAAAAGACGCTGACGCAAATGCAGCCTCGTTATCGCGTCGCGGCGCTGGTGGGAGATCTGGCGACAGAAAATGATGCGACACGATTGGCGCGGAGCAAGGCTCCAGTCAAGCAGATTACGACCGGGACGCTTTGCCATCTGGAGGCGGCGATGGTGCAGAATGCGCTGGCTGATTGGGATCTAAATAAACTGGATTTATTGTTTATCGAAAACGTCGGGAACCTGGTTTGCCCATCTTCCTATGATCTGGGGGAAAATCTTCGGCTAGTATTGATGTCGGTGACCGAGGGCGAAGATAAGCCGCTGAAGTATCCGACGATATTCAACAGCGCCGACGTCGCGATCATAACCAAGAACGAACTTGCAGCCGCGGTGGAGTTTGACTGGGAATCAGCTCGGAAGAGCATTCAGTCGGTGCGACCGGGAATGCAGATCTTCCGGCTATCGGCGAAAACCGGCGAAGGGATGGAAGAGTACTTCGACTTTCTCTCGCGGCAGTTTGCGGAGCAGAGGGCTGTCGCAAAGATTTAG
- a CDS encoding sugar MFS transporter, whose translation MAMATSNASTNTTTAPGSGQSYGAALAVVTTLFFMWGFLTCLNDILVPHLKSIFDLTYAEVMLIQFAFFGSYFLFSIPSAKLIDWIGYQKSMVVGLLTMGLGAFLFVPAASVPSFPLFLGALIVLAAGITCLQVAANPYVTVLGKPETASSRLNLTQAFNSLGTFLAPFFGGMLILSAAPKTMDQIRAMTPDVLQAYRVHEAATVKTPYVGLGIALVLLAVAIGSFKLPTIAHAQHKVGEKVNDSIWRHPNLIFGALAIFVYVGGEVSIGSFLVNYFGQPEIGGLTEKVAASYVAFYWGGAMVGRFIGSGLLQKMSTRQLLGICAVCAGALVAISMLTTGPTAMYSIILVGFFNSIMFPSIFTLGVAELGPLTGDGSGVMIMAIVGGAILPVAQGAIADRIGIHHAFFLPVLCYLYILFFALNGSKPNSERYAKA comes from the coding sequence ATGGCAATGGCGACCTCCAACGCTTCTACAAACACAACTACCGCACCGGGCAGCGGACAAAGTTACGGCGCTGCGCTGGCTGTGGTGACCACGCTCTTCTTCATGTGGGGATTTCTTACCTGCTTGAACGACATCTTAGTTCCTCATCTGAAGTCGATTTTCGACCTCACTTATGCGGAGGTCATGCTGATCCAGTTCGCTTTCTTCGGCTCATATTTCCTCTTCTCGATCCCATCGGCTAAGCTGATAGATTGGATTGGATATCAGAAATCGATGGTGGTTGGCCTGCTCACCATGGGACTCGGCGCATTTCTGTTTGTACCGGCCGCGAGCGTTCCGTCGTTTCCTTTATTCCTGGGCGCGCTCATCGTTCTCGCAGCAGGGATTACGTGCCTGCAAGTGGCCGCGAATCCTTACGTCACGGTTCTGGGAAAACCAGAGACGGCTTCGAGCCGACTAAATCTCACGCAGGCATTTAATTCGCTGGGCACATTTCTGGCGCCGTTTTTCGGCGGGATGCTGATTCTAAGTGCTGCGCCGAAAACTATGGATCAAATCCGCGCGATGACGCCCGATGTCTTGCAGGCGTACCGTGTCCATGAGGCCGCGACGGTCAAAACGCCGTATGTCGGACTTGGAATTGCGCTGGTATTGCTCGCTGTGGCGATCGGGAGTTTCAAACTGCCGACCATCGCGCATGCGCAGCACAAAGTCGGCGAGAAAGTGAACGACTCGATCTGGCGGCATCCGAATTTAATTTTCGGCGCTCTCGCCATCTTCGTCTACGTTGGCGGCGAAGTCTCCATTGGGAGCTTTCTAGTGAACTATTTCGGCCAGCCGGAGATTGGCGGCCTGACGGAAAAGGTTGCGGCGAGCTACGTGGCTTTCTATTGGGGCGGCGCCATGGTTGGGCGTTTCATCGGCTCGGGGTTGTTGCAAAAGATGAGCACGCGACAACTCCTGGGAATCTGCGCGGTGTGCGCGGGCGCGCTGGTTGCCATCTCGATGCTTACGACCGGACCCACCGCGATGTATAGCATCATCCTGGTAGGGTTCTTCAACTCGATCATGTTCCCGAGCATCTTTACTCTGGGCGTGGCCGAATTGGGTCCGCTGACGGGGGACGGGTCGGGAGTCATGATTATGGCCATTGTTGGCGGGGCGATTCTTCCCGTAGCACAGGGCGCGATTGCCGATCGCATTGGCATACATCACGCATTCTTCCTTCCGGTATTGTGTTACCTGTACATCTTGTTCTTTGCCTTGAACGGATCGAAACCCAACAGCGAGCGTTATGCGAAGGCGTGA
- a CDS encoding LacI family DNA-binding transcriptional regulator: MGQIKKPGQPEVITLKAVAQHIGLTPGTVSAVLNDSPSARSIPQETKNRIHAAAKELNYRPNFFARTLRNKRTYTIGVIAEEIGDSYSSPIISGIEQYLRQRDYFFLTVVHRHDAGLLNRYSQLLSERGVEGIITVDTTVQEAPALPTVAVAGHKILRGVTNITLDHIKAAILALNHLAELGHERIAFMKGNPVSSDAKDRWDAIRQVAAEIGLKIDPELTVQIDTDDPTPKLGYPFAKQLLARKVPFTALFAYNDISAIGAIRALQEHGLRVPQDVSVMGFDDIPGAAYHTPSLTTVQQPLNRMGEVAAQVLLERIEGKKEYPSEIAIEPALVVRESTAKTA, translated from the coding sequence ATGGGGCAAATTAAGAAGCCGGGCCAACCGGAGGTCATCACTCTTAAGGCCGTCGCCCAACATATAGGACTCACGCCAGGCACAGTCTCGGCAGTTCTGAACGATTCGCCGTCGGCGCGGTCCATTCCGCAGGAGACCAAGAATCGGATCCACGCAGCCGCCAAGGAACTCAATTACCGTCCTAACTTTTTTGCGCGCACGTTGCGCAACAAGCGCACCTACACCATTGGAGTGATTGCGGAAGAGATTGGCGACTCGTACAGCTCGCCGATCATCAGCGGCATCGAGCAATACTTGCGGCAGCGCGATTATTTTTTTCTGACCGTAGTGCACCGGCACGATGCCGGTTTGCTGAATCGATATTCACAGCTGCTCTCGGAACGGGGAGTTGAGGGTATTATCACCGTAGACACGACGGTGCAGGAAGCTCCCGCTCTGCCTACCGTGGCTGTGGCCGGCCACAAGATCTTAAGGGGCGTCACCAACATTACGCTCGACCACATCAAAGCGGCGATTCTGGCTTTGAACCATTTGGCGGAACTCGGCCACGAGCGGATCGCTTTCATGAAGGGAAATCCCGTAAGCTCCGATGCGAAGGACCGCTGGGACGCGATCCGCCAAGTGGCCGCAGAAATTGGATTGAAGATCGATCCCGAACTGACGGTGCAGATCGATACCGACGACCCGACGCCGAAGTTGGGCTATCCTTTTGCCAAACAACTCTTGGCCCGCAAAGTGCCATTCACCGCGTTGTTCGCTTACAACGATATTTCTGCCATTGGCGCAATTCGGGCGTTACAAGAACATGGACTGCGGGTTCCGCAGGACGTTTCGGTGATGGGGTTCGATGACATTCCTGGAGCCGCCTACCACACGCCCAGTTTAACCACGGTGCAACAGCCGCTAAACCGAATGGGGGAAGTGGCGGCGCAGGTGCTGCTGGAACGGATTGAGGGGAAGAAAGAATATCCCTCCGAAATTGCGATTGAGCCTGCGTTGGTGGTGCGGGAATCGACGGCTAAGACCGCTTAA
- a CDS encoding MFS transporter, which yields MPFSDAATATASSAKSAKALTLAAYASFVPIGIATVLLGPMLPILSTRWSLNYSQAGRLFPTQYIASTVAVALSGVLVSRWGFRFAIKAGLVLATAGVGLLLAGPETLGMACIAAYGGGLGLAVPAANLLVAEVNPGRRSATLNLLNFCWSAGSVASPFLVAAAAKRDEIPLLLACIAGFLLLVALGIAAMPSSIIEPSVAREAKPSRGLGIDWKNPALPNLAALFFIYVGTENGFGLWVATYAKSLGSLSITTALMTPSFFYSALLAGRLLAPLLLRLTNEVRLAQAGLLVACAGMGGLLFSHALPGVLLSACLAGFGLSIVYPIAVALLSLEFGASAARVGSLLFTLSNLGGGLLPWIVGVSSTRFGTLRAGLIMPLIGSGLMYVLYLRKWKTEPGV from the coding sequence ATGCCTTTTTCTGACGCAGCAACTGCTACAGCATCCTCAGCAAAATCCGCCAAAGCTCTTACGCTGGCGGCCTACGCTTCGTTCGTGCCGATCGGAATCGCGACCGTGCTATTGGGTCCGATGCTGCCAATATTGTCGACCCGATGGTCGCTGAACTATTCGCAAGCGGGCCGGCTATTTCCTACACAGTACATAGCGTCGACCGTGGCAGTCGCTTTGTCTGGAGTGCTGGTTTCGCGTTGGGGATTTCGATTTGCCATCAAGGCCGGACTGGTGCTGGCGACTGCGGGAGTGGGCCTGCTGCTGGCCGGTCCGGAAACCCTCGGCATGGCATGTATTGCGGCATACGGAGGCGGCCTGGGGCTTGCGGTTCCGGCGGCCAATCTGTTGGTGGCGGAGGTCAATCCGGGACGGCGTAGCGCTACCTTGAATCTGCTGAATTTCTGCTGGAGTGCGGGCTCAGTGGCTTCGCCCTTTCTGGTCGCAGCCGCGGCCAAACGAGACGAGATTCCGCTCTTGCTGGCTTGCATTGCGGGATTTCTGCTGCTGGTTGCGCTGGGCATCGCGGCCATGCCCTCTTCCATCATCGAACCATCGGTCGCGCGAGAGGCCAAACCGAGCCGAGGGCTCGGGATCGATTGGAAGAATCCAGCGTTGCCGAACCTAGCGGCACTTTTTTTCATTTACGTCGGCACGGAAAATGGATTCGGATTGTGGGTAGCCACCTATGCGAAGAGCCTGGGCAGTTTGAGCATAACCACGGCGTTGATGACGCCCTCGTTTTTCTACTCGGCGCTGCTGGCTGGACGTTTGCTGGCCCCGCTCCTGCTGCGGTTGACGAACGAGGTGCGCCTGGCGCAGGCGGGATTGCTGGTGGCATGCGCGGGGATGGGCGGGCTGCTGTTCTCGCACGCCCTGCCCGGGGTATTGTTGAGCGCCTGCCTGGCTGGATTCGGTCTCTCCATTGTCTACCCGATCGCGGTCGCGCTTTTGTCGCTGGAGTTTGGGGCGTCGGCAGCGCGTGTGGGATCGCTGCTGTTTACGCTTTCGAATTTGGGGGGCGGATTACTGCCGTGGATTGTCGGTGTTTCATCGACGCGATTCGGGACGCTCAGGGCGGGATTGATTATGCCCTTGATCGGAAGCGGGCTGATGTATGTGCTCTATCTGCGGAAATGGAAGACGGAGCCGGGTGTCTAG
- a CDS encoding nucleotidyltransferase family protein → MPSATLEAEWSLLLAACSEVSRKEQIFHIRSLSRESIRWEVLFDLAERHGTLPLLHQAVVEVEDVRRKELSSLKQRFQTNLHKTLLLSCELIRILDHLSGLGLQAMPYKGLALAETIYGDIALRQSGDIDLLIHPQDFPHIRDAVRDLGYMPHLDFSPAEERAYLKSGYECAFDGPAGPNLLEVQWAMQPRFYAIDFEMNCLFQRAITVPVAGRPMPTPAPEDLVLLLSAHAAKHVWGRLIWLCDIARIMALPTLDWNWIGSQAQALGIVRIVRVTMVLANRLLNAVMPSAAQTCLPEDPVTPALADEIQTHLATQSSYNVESVAYFRLMMRLRERPADRLRFLKRLAFTSGPSDWQAVHLPPPLFPIYRLVRLSRLAARFVRT, encoded by the coding sequence ATGCCTTCCGCTACACTCGAAGCCGAGTGGTCCCTTCTCCTAGCGGCGTGTTCTGAAGTTTCACGCAAGGAACAGATTTTCCACATTCGGTCTTTGTCACGCGAGTCCATCCGCTGGGAAGTTCTTTTCGATCTCGCCGAACGCCACGGTACTCTTCCACTTCTTCATCAAGCTGTTGTCGAAGTAGAAGACGTTCGTCGCAAGGAACTGTCTTCGCTGAAGCAGCGGTTCCAAACCAATCTCCACAAGACGTTATTGCTGTCCTGTGAGTTGATTCGAATCCTTGACCACTTGTCTGGGCTCGGTCTTCAGGCGATGCCTTACAAGGGGCTGGCGCTGGCTGAAACAATCTACGGCGACATCGCGCTTCGTCAGTCCGGCGATATCGATCTGCTCATCCATCCCCAGGACTTCCCTCACATCCGGGACGCGGTCCGCGATCTCGGTTACATGCCGCACCTGGATTTTTCTCCAGCTGAGGAGCGTGCCTACCTGAAGTCAGGATACGAATGCGCCTTCGACGGCCCCGCCGGTCCCAATCTTCTTGAGGTGCAATGGGCGATGCAGCCGCGGTTTTATGCCATCGATTTTGAAATGAACTGCTTGTTCCAGCGCGCTATTACTGTGCCGGTTGCTGGTCGTCCGATGCCAACTCCTGCGCCGGAAGACTTGGTCCTATTACTATCGGCGCACGCAGCCAAACATGTGTGGGGACGTTTGATCTGGCTTTGTGATATTGCCCGCATCATGGCGCTCCCAACGTTGGATTGGAATTGGATCGGCTCTCAGGCGCAAGCCTTGGGCATTGTCCGTATCGTTCGGGTCACGATGGTGCTCGCGAATCGGCTTTTGAATGCGGTCATGCCTTCTGCCGCGCAAACCTGTCTTCCCGAAGATCCGGTAACGCCGGCTCTGGCAGACGAGATTCAAACTCATCTTGCCACCCAGTCCTCCTACAACGTGGAATCGGTGGCGTACTTCCGGTTGATGATGCGTCTCCGCGAACGCCCCGCCGATCGCCTACGATTCCTGAAGCGTCTGGCTTTTACTTCTGGCCCCAGCGACTGGCAGGCAGTCCATTTACCTCCACCGCTTTTCCCGATATATCGCCTGGTGCGACTCAGTCGTCTCGCCGCCAGATTCGTACGCACCTAG
- a CDS encoding radical SAM protein has protein sequence MSALLQEMSEKALKLNIPLSVQVDLTYRCNERCVHCYLDHDDHGEMTTTEIKHLFDQMADAGVFILTLSGGEIFLRKDFFELLEHARRLMFCVKLKTNAVLIREHEAARLRDLHVESIQVSIYSHRPEVHDAITLIPGSLKRSLAAIRFLKSQGLKVIIANVLMTQNMQDYSGVRALAAELGVECTLDPTVTPMMDGNRSTLDLGVDTTALRQVFRDTALVGDTDEYCAIPPPPGESDLESVPCSAGHTACYVSPYGDVFPCVQFPLPTGNVRQQRFVDIWRYSDQMNEVRSIRTKHLPTCSSCSHATTCTRCPGLAYMEGNMRGPSSQDCQKSYARTGIPSANMLAKQAAGVNLDWMDKAMGHATLVQIRPLASAVVTSAHGTIG, from the coding sequence ATGAGCGCGCTTCTACAGGAAATGTCCGAGAAAGCGCTGAAACTCAACATTCCCCTCAGCGTCCAGGTCGATCTCACTTATCGCTGCAATGAGCGCTGTGTTCACTGTTATCTCGATCATGACGATCACGGTGAGATGACCACAACGGAAATCAAGCACTTGTTCGATCAAATGGCCGACGCCGGGGTGTTCATTCTCACGCTCAGCGGCGGCGAGATTTTTCTGCGCAAGGATTTCTTCGAGCTTCTCGAACACGCCCGCCGTCTCATGTTCTGCGTGAAGCTCAAGACCAACGCTGTCCTCATCCGCGAGCATGAGGCCGCCCGCCTCCGCGATCTTCATGTCGAATCGATTCAGGTCAGCATTTACTCGCACCGCCCCGAAGTTCACGACGCCATCACGCTGATTCCTGGCTCGCTCAAGCGTTCCCTTGCTGCCATCCGCTTTCTGAAATCGCAGGGATTAAAAGTCATCATCGCCAACGTTCTGATGACGCAGAACATGCAGGATTATTCCGGCGTGCGCGCGCTCGCCGCTGAACTTGGCGTCGAATGTACTCTCGATCCCACTGTCACGCCCATGATGGACGGCAACCGCTCCACTCTCGATCTTGGCGTTGACACGACCGCGTTGCGGCAGGTTTTCCGCGATACAGCCCTGGTGGGCGACACTGACGAATATTGCGCGATCCCCCCGCCGCCGGGCGAAAGCGACCTCGAATCCGTGCCGTGCAGTGCCGGCCACACGGCGTGTTACGTTTCACCGTACGGCGACGTATTCCCGTGCGTGCAGTTTCCGCTGCCGACTGGGAACGTACGCCAGCAGCGCTTCGTCGACATTTGGCGCTATTCCGACCAAATGAATGAAGTGCGCTCGATCCGCACCAAGCATTTGCCGACGTGCTCCTCATGTAGTCACGCCACAACCTGCACACGCTGCCCCGGTCTCGCCTACATGGAAGGCAACATGCGGGGGCCTTCGTCGCAGGATTGTCAGAAGTCCTACGCTCGGACCGGGATTCCCTCGGCCAATATGCTAGCCAAGCAAGCGGCTGGCGTGAATCTGGATTGGATGGATAAGGCGATGGGACACGCGACTCTGGTGCAGATTCGTCCCCTTGCGTCAGCCGTTGTCACTTCGGCGCACGGCACGATCGGGTGA
- a CDS encoding PqqD family protein, with protein MSRLYLARNPRVAARSLDGEMMIMSGRDSTLFTLNKTATILWQSADGSTPLDEIVEHRICSEFEVEPSEALHDAETLARELATHEILQISDHPIVDRPIRTPNSALGESR; from the coding sequence ATGAGCCGACTTTACCTTGCCCGCAATCCGCGAGTCGCAGCCCGCAGTCTCGACGGCGAAATGATGATCATGTCGGGCCGTGATTCCACGCTCTTTACTCTGAACAAGACCGCGACCATTCTGTGGCAATCCGCCGACGGCAGCACTCCGCTCGACGAAATCGTTGAGCACCGCATCTGCTCTGAGTTCGAAGTGGAGCCCTCTGAGGCATTGCACGACGCCGAAACCCTGGCGCGGGAACTAGCCACGCATGAGATATTGCAAATCTCAGATCACCCAATTGTAGACAGACCGATCAGGACGCCAAACTCGGCCCTTGGAGAATCCCGATGA
- the glgP gene encoding alpha-glucan family phosphorylase — MDSSKVTNALTRGDIANLTADGSQPAETLMNVVALIAKRFRTDVCSAYLLEPDRANLVLAATVGLRRECIGVLRMAVNEGLTGLVAELVRPVAVEQVKNHPRFKYFRDAGEDAYQSFLGVPLVERGVLQGVLVVQTVEARVFSDDEIRMLTEAATQVAPVVSEARTLDRFIAPLQERLWALARNLWWSWDHNSSSLFLDLDPARWNELNHNPVALLAELPLAKLEARAAEIMLHSRVNYAYRRMLEYLEADLTWGAKNAGVLRPHPVAYFSAEFGLHESLPVYSGGLGVLAGDHIKSASDLDIPLVGIGLFYGQGYFRQRLDLNGWQREEYLKTDVNQMAMEVAIGKDGLPVMVEIETRSGRIHAKVWRVKVGRRDLLLLDSDVEGNAPEDRELTSRLYGGDLRIRIRQELLLGVGGLRALKALGISPGVLHLNEGHSAFAVLEAVRQRMEDEGIGFDAAVPRVSREVVFTTHTPVPAGHDRFDAGLVEEHIGPLREALGLSPETLLGLGRENSSNGDELFCMTVLALRLSRRANAVSALHAEVSRAMWTKLFRNKLEDDVPIGHITNGVHVPSWLAPEMFRLYDRHLGRDWNQRSSEAKIWLGIEDVDDGELWETHLNLKSQLIEFVRRRAVEQAQRRGEPQETLQRLERVLSPDALTIGFARRFATYKRANLILANIERLASMVNDPNRPVQFVFSGKAHPLDEPGKRLLQQIAELMRDPKFRDKFVFVEDYDINVGRHFVQGVDVWLNNPRRPLEASGTSGQKVVLNGGLNLSILDGWWAEAFDGMNGFAIGTGRTHSNMAVHDARDGEDLMRTLREEVIPLYYQRDRDGLPRGWIKRMKRTIRTLGWRFNADRMVMDYTQKCYVPAAGGTSSDMRSNS, encoded by the coding sequence GTGGATTCGAGCAAGGTCACGAATGCGCTGACGCGGGGTGACATTGCGAATCTTACGGCGGACGGCAGCCAGCCCGCAGAAACGCTGATGAACGTGGTGGCCCTGATCGCCAAGAGGTTCCGAACCGACGTGTGCTCGGCATATTTGCTGGAGCCGGATCGCGCCAACCTCGTGCTGGCGGCAACCGTGGGCCTGCGTCGGGAGTGCATCGGCGTTCTCCGGATGGCTGTGAATGAAGGGCTCACCGGCCTGGTCGCGGAACTCGTACGGCCGGTGGCGGTCGAGCAGGTAAAGAATCATCCCCGGTTCAAATACTTTCGAGATGCAGGCGAGGATGCCTACCAGTCGTTTCTTGGCGTTCCGTTGGTTGAACGGGGAGTTCTACAGGGAGTACTGGTGGTGCAAACCGTCGAAGCGCGCGTTTTCAGCGACGACGAAATTCGGATGCTCACGGAAGCGGCCACCCAGGTCGCACCCGTGGTCAGTGAAGCGCGCACACTCGACCGCTTCATTGCCCCGCTGCAAGAGAGGCTGTGGGCGCTGGCCCGCAATCTGTGGTGGAGCTGGGACCACAATTCCTCGAGCCTGTTCCTGGATCTGGATCCCGCACGCTGGAACGAACTCAACCACAATCCGGTGGCACTGTTGGCGGAACTTCCGCTGGCCAAGCTCGAAGCGCGTGCGGCGGAAATCATGCTGCACAGTCGCGTGAATTACGCGTACCGGCGAATGCTCGAGTATCTGGAAGCGGATCTGACCTGGGGCGCGAAGAACGCCGGCGTCCTGCGTCCGCATCCTGTCGCTTATTTTTCCGCCGAGTTCGGCTTGCATGAATCGCTGCCGGTATATTCCGGCGGGCTCGGTGTTTTGGCAGGAGATCACATCAAAAGTGCGTCTGACCTGGATATTCCTCTGGTCGGGATCGGTTTGTTTTATGGCCAGGGATATTTTCGGCAACGGCTCGATCTCAACGGATGGCAGCGCGAAGAATATCTCAAGACCGATGTCAATCAGATGGCGATGGAGGTGGCGATCGGCAAGGATGGCCTGCCGGTCATGGTGGAGATCGAGACGCGTAGCGGGCGCATTCACGCAAAGGTTTGGCGGGTGAAGGTGGGACGGCGCGACCTGTTGCTGCTTGACTCCGACGTGGAAGGCAATGCTCCCGAGGACCGCGAATTGACCTCGCGGTTGTACGGGGGAGATCTGCGCATTCGCATCCGGCAGGAGTTGCTGCTGGGCGTGGGCGGATTGCGCGCTCTCAAGGCGCTGGGGATTTCTCCCGGCGTTCTTCACTTGAACGAAGGCCATAGTGCTTTTGCCGTGCTGGAAGCGGTTCGGCAGCGGATGGAAGATGAAGGTATCGGGTTTGACGCCGCGGTGCCGCGCGTCTCACGTGAGGTTGTGTTCACCACGCATACTCCGGTACCGGCGGGACATGACCGGTTCGATGCCGGCCTGGTCGAAGAGCACATCGGACCGCTTCGCGAGGCGCTTGGGCTTTCGCCGGAAACCCTGCTGGGGCTGGGCCGCGAGAATTCCAGCAACGGCGACGAATTATTTTGTATGACCGTGCTGGCGTTGCGGCTTTCGCGCCGTGCCAATGCCGTTTCGGCGCTCCATGCGGAAGTCTCGCGCGCGATGTGGACGAAGCTGTTTCGCAACAAACTGGAAGACGATGTTCCGATTGGACACATCACCAACGGCGTGCACGTTCCATCCTGGCTGGCTCCGGAGATGTTTCGACTCTACGATCGCCACCTGGGAAGGGACTGGAACCAGCGCAGCAGTGAAGCGAAAATCTGGCTAGGGATTGAGGATGTGGACGATGGCGAACTGTGGGAGACGCACCTTAACCTGAAATCGCAGCTCATCGAATTTGTGCGGCGGCGAGCGGTGGAGCAGGCGCAGCGTCGCGGTGAACCCCAGGAAACCCTCCAGCGTCTGGAGCGTGTCTTGAGTCCGGATGCGCTCACCATCGGATTCGCGCGGCGTTTTGCCACATACAAGCGGGCTAATCTGATTCTGGCCAATATCGAGCGGCTGGCTTCCATGGTGAACGATCCCAATCGGCCGGTGCAGTTTGTGTTTTCGGGCAAGGCTCATCCCCTCGATGAGCCCGGCAAGCGGTTGTTGCAGCAAATCGCCGAATTGATGCGCGATCCTAAATTCCGGGACAAGTTTGTATTCGTTGAGGACTATGACATCAACGTAGGACGCCACTTTGTGCAGGGCGTCGATGTCTGGCTCAACAATCCGCGCCGTCCGCTGGAGGCCTCCGGCACGAGTGGACAGAAAGTGGTTCTGAACGGTGGCCTGAATCTTTCCATCCTGGATGGCTGGTGGGCTGAGGCATTCGATGGCATGAATGGATTTGCCATCGGAACGGGAAGAACGCATTCCAATATGGCAGTTCACGATGCCCGCGATGGAGAAGACCTGATGCGGACGCTTCGTGAAGAAGTGATTCCGCTTTATTACCAGCGCGATCGCGATGGACTTCCGCGGGGCTGGATCAAACGCATGAAACGCACGATCCGTACTCTGGGCTGGAGATTCAATGCCGACCGCATGGTGATGGATTACACGCAGAAGTGCTACGTGCCGGCGGCCGGAGGAACATCGAGCGATATGAGATCAAACTCGTAG
- a CDS encoding adenosine deaminase, which yields MTTRKVDLKTLPKVLLHEHLDGVLRPRTVIELAASGNYSELPTKDPEALATWFYQGANQGSLAKYLEGFKHTIAVTQTEEALERVAYEQAEDLSKDSVIYYETRFAPIFHTTKGLTHQQVVSAVLKGMARGTQDFGIRSGLIICAMRNMNVSLEMAELAVDFRQRGVVGFDLAGEEGGYPPKKHVDAFHYIQRENFNITVHAGEGYGKESIWQAIQYCGAHRIGHGTRLIDDIAVADGKAVKLGDLAQYVLDKRIPLEICLLSNVHTGATPALNQHPFKIFYEQGFRVTLNTDNRLMSNTSMTREFEAASETFGLTLKDFEKITINAMKSAFLPYDRRCDFIYKTIKPGYARIREQIAG from the coding sequence ATGACAACTAGAAAAGTCGACCTGAAGACTTTGCCGAAAGTTCTGCTCCACGAGCACCTGGACGGGGTTCTACGCCCGCGGACCGTGATCGAGTTGGCCGCCAGCGGAAATTATTCGGAGTTACCCACCAAAGATCCTGAGGCGCTGGCCACCTGGTTCTATCAGGGCGCGAACCAGGGAAGCCTGGCCAAGTATCTCGAAGGTTTCAAGCATACGATTGCCGTTACACAGACGGAGGAAGCGCTCGAGCGAGTCGCGTACGAGCAAGCCGAAGATCTGAGTAAAGACAGCGTGATTTATTACGAAACCCGCTTCGCGCCTATTTTTCACACGACCAAAGGATTGACGCACCAGCAGGTGGTCTCCGCCGTACTCAAAGGCATGGCCCGCGGGACGCAGGACTTTGGCATCCGGTCGGGGCTCATCATTTGCGCGATGCGCAATATGAACGTGTCTCTCGAAATGGCGGAATTGGCAGTCGACTTTCGCCAACGTGGTGTAGTTGGATTCGATCTCGCGGGCGAGGAGGGGGGCTATCCCCCAAAAAAGCATGTGGACGCATTTCATTACATTCAGCGCGAGAACTTCAACATCACGGTCCATGCCGGCGAGGGCTACGGAAAAGAATCGATTTGGCAGGCGATTCAATACTGCGGCGCCCACCGCATCGGTCACGGCACGCGTCTGATTGATGACATCGCCGTTGCCGATGGCAAGGCGGTCAAGTTGGGCGACTTGGCGCAATACGTTCTCGACAAAAGAATTCCGTTGGAAATCTGCCTTCTCAGCAATGTCCATACCGGGGCTACGCCCGCCCTCAATCAACATCCGTTCAAGATTTTCTATGAGCAGGGATTTCGAGTGACGCTCAACACCGATAATCGACTCATGAGCAACACTTCGATGACAAGGGAATTTGAAGCTGCATCGGAAACTTTCGGCCTCACCCTGAAGGATTTCGAGAAGATCACGATCAATGCGATGAAGAGTGCATTCCTACCCTACGATCGGCGTTGCGACTTCATCTACAAAACGATTAAGCCAGGCTATGCGCGAATTCGCGAACAGATTGCAGGATGA